One part of the Lycium ferocissimum isolate CSIRO_LF1 chromosome 8, AGI_CSIRO_Lferr_CH_V1, whole genome shotgun sequence genome encodes these proteins:
- the LOC132066482 gene encoding uncharacterized protein LOC132066482, whose product MERTWRAEQDRREKDIERKMEELLEKSNRSARKATGLRYDDLCMHPDLDLPEGFKIPKFEMFNGTGNPKAHLRSYCDQLVGVKRNEPLIMRLFSRSLTGEAAEWFATQDMRQWLRWEDLAESFMERFRFNIETVPDRYYLEKVKQKSTENYREFASRWRAEAARVQPPMCEGELVFVFIRSQEPDFYDRMLSMAGRSFSELVKMGEAIENGLKSGKIVSIFNKASGQATAGIFRKKKEDVASISHISNQNPKGPPSSHQAPPLLNYSASPYNSKKY is encoded by the coding sequence ATGGAAAGGACTTGGAGAGCTGAACAAGACAGACGTGAGAAAGACATAGAGAGGAAGATGGAGGAATTGTTGGAAAAGTCCAACAGGTCCGCGAGAAAGGCCACAGGCCTGAGGTATGACGACTTGTGCATGCACCCAGATTTGGACCTGCCAGAAGggttcaaaatcccaaaatttgaaatgttcAACGGGACAGGAAACCCCAAGGCACACCTCCGTTCATACTGCGACCAGTTAGTCGGAGTAAAGAGGAATGAACCCTTAATCATGCGACTATTCAGTCGTAGCCTGACCGGTGAGGCAGCCGAATGGTTCGCCACACAAGACATGCGCCAATGGCTCCGCTGGGAAGACCTGGCAGAATCTTTCATGGAAAGGTTTCGTTTCAATATCGAGACCGTACCAGACCGTTACTACCTCGAGAAGGTCAAGCAAAAGTCGACAGAAAACTATAGAGAATTCGCCAGCAGATGGAGGGCCGAAGCGGCCCGTGTGCAGCCACCAATGTGCGAGGGAGAACTCGTTTTCGTATTCATTAGGTCACAGGAGCCGGATTTCTATGATAGGATGTTGTCCATGGCCGGGAGGTCGTTCTCCGAATTAGTaaaaatgggagaggccatagaaaATGGTCTCAAATCTGGAAAGATCGTCAGTATCTTCAACAAAGCGTCTGGGCAGGCCACTGCAGGAATCTTCcgcaaaaagaaagaggacgtggcaAGTATATCCCACATTTCAAACCAAAACCCAAAAGGACCACCATCTTCTCACCAAGCTCCACCCCTTTTAAATTACTCTGCCTCTCCGTACAACTCAAAAAAGTATTGA